From a region of the Thermoanaerobaculia bacterium genome:
- a CDS encoding GldG family protein: protein MSGTGRTGGLAQASLLSAGVLLVAALVGIVNYLGMRYYHRFDWTSSQIYSLSEKTLSILAGLDRDIEVTLFLREDSPLYESSKELLGRYAAKSPRVRFRTVSVDKNLIEAQRLVDKFQLSDPNVVVFESGADRRVVEESSLADFDYSALQYGGRPELTGFKGEEAFSGAILELVESRKPRVLLTSGHGEASLDEPGAGGLSGVAGLVGKENLELTSWASLGQPDVPAGTDLLVVAGARARFAEPELQAFGRFLDRGGRMLVLLDPELAPGGGLLETGLEGWLDAYGVQVGANIVVDPGATVPLHGAETLFAGASGGHPIVRSLEQAGVGVIVALARSVAAGRAPEGAQAQVLLETTAEGWGESDLGNLRAVAKDVKDLSGPVPLAVAVSAPSQEAPLAGMEEEELAEASAPKPPVGEGPAWRLVVVGDSDFATNSLLALSGNPTLLANSFNWLLDRQKLLGIGPKKPDQVRMTLTPGQLSGVTWLVLAGLPALAIAAGIAVHFRRRR, encoded by the coding sequence ATGAGCGGAACGGGAAGAACCGGTGGCCTCGCCCAGGCGTCGCTGCTCTCGGCCGGAGTGTTGCTGGTCGCGGCGCTGGTGGGCATCGTGAACTACCTCGGGATGCGCTACTACCACCGCTTCGACTGGACCTCGTCGCAGATCTACTCGCTGTCGGAAAAGACCTTGTCGATCCTCGCCGGCCTCGACCGGGACATCGAGGTCACGCTCTTCCTGCGTGAAGATTCGCCGCTCTACGAGTCGTCGAAGGAGCTCCTCGGGCGTTACGCGGCGAAGTCGCCGCGCGTCCGTTTCCGAACCGTCTCGGTGGACAAGAATCTCATCGAGGCCCAGCGCCTGGTCGACAAGTTCCAGCTCTCCGACCCGAACGTCGTGGTCTTCGAAAGCGGGGCCGACCGCCGCGTCGTCGAAGAGAGCTCTCTCGCCGACTTCGACTACTCGGCGCTCCAGTACGGCGGCCGTCCCGAGCTCACCGGATTCAAGGGCGAGGAGGCCTTCAGCGGCGCGATCCTCGAGCTCGTCGAAAGCAGGAAGCCCCGGGTCCTCTTGACCTCCGGGCACGGTGAAGCGTCTCTCGACGAGCCTGGCGCCGGCGGCCTCTCCGGCGTCGCCGGCCTGGTCGGCAAGGAGAATCTCGAGCTCACGAGCTGGGCTTCGCTGGGGCAGCCGGACGTGCCGGCGGGCACCGACCTGCTGGTCGTCGCCGGCGCCCGGGCGCGCTTCGCCGAGCCCGAGCTTCAGGCGTTCGGCAGGTTCCTGGATCGCGGCGGGCGGATGCTCGTGCTGCTCGATCCCGAGCTCGCGCCGGGCGGCGGACTCCTCGAAACCGGTCTCGAGGGCTGGCTCGACGCCTACGGCGTGCAGGTAGGCGCCAACATCGTCGTCGATCCGGGAGCGACCGTGCCGCTGCATGGCGCCGAGACGCTCTTTGCCGGCGCCTCCGGCGGGCACCCGATCGTCCGCAGCCTCGAACAGGCCGGGGTCGGCGTGATCGTGGCGCTGGCGCGCTCGGTGGCCGCCGGCCGCGCGCCCGAGGGCGCCCAGGCGCAGGTCCTCCTCGAGACCACCGCCGAAGGCTGGGGCGAGTCCGACCTGGGCAATCTGCGCGCTGTCGCGAAGGACGTCAAGGATCTTTCCGGCCCGGTGCCGCTCGCCGTCGCTGTCAGCGCCCCGTCGCAGGAGGCGCCGTTGGCGGGCATGGAGGAGGAAGAGCTCGCGGAGGCGTCCGCTCCGAAGCCGCCGGTGGGCGAAGGACCGGCCTGGCGCCTGGTGGTCGTCGGCGACTCCGACTTCGCGACCAACAGCCTGCTCGCGCTCTCGGGCAACCCGACGCTGCTCGCCAACTCCTTCAACTGGTTGCTCGACCGCCAGAAGCTCCTCGGGATCGGCCCCAAGAAACCCGACCAGGTCCGCATGACGCTCACGCCGGGGCAGCTCTCGGGGGTGACCTGGCTGGTGCTCGCGGGGCTCCCGGCGCTGGCGATCGCCGCCGGCATCGCGGTGCACTTCCGGCGCCGGAGGTAG
- a CDS encoding histone H1: MQRAIQPDAIEEAIHMATKKAAKKPAKKTAKKTVKKKK; this comes from the coding sequence ATGCAACGGGCAATTCAGCCCGATGCCATAGAGGAGGCTATCCACATGGCCACCAAGAAGGCGGCGAAGAAGCCTGCCAAGAAGACTGCGAAGAAGACCGTCAAGAAGAAGAAGTAA
- a CDS encoding DUF4340 domain-containing protein has product MRPRSLLILALVVGVLLALIYYAEDRVAGTDERAAAARRLVGATPEEIVALDFEWQGSRVRLERAAKSPESTGELPGARPWRIVEPFVHPADEAAVARLLAGLAGLEAVRVLDGVARRDVGLEPPRGSVSWTTATAAGKLEVGGSVPATEDVVVAASGRVAPAVTSGAFVDEISRPAGEWRSRMVVAAARDRIERVAISPVAGESVVLARSGETLRLESPVSDLAERDLADRLLADLLALRIETFLDPPLAVEAEAALSGRAAAQGALGTIEVTIRGESAPLRIEIGAERAPGRRVWRAGGQAFESVSTLGDLLARPASEWRSRNWTRFENWRIEKARFEDPAGAFELARRDGEWLRDGKRIPFTAASDLLAALTAARAERLAELPAAAAGAAPPVAPRLTVTISDADGNEELLTLYESRDPAAAVVPARTRGREVEILLARDLVTELEQKVAAVRAAEPVAEEAPAPAPPAI; this is encoded by the coding sequence ATGCGCCCCCGGAGCCTCCTCATTCTCGCCCTCGTCGTCGGCGTCTTGCTGGCACTCATCTACTACGCCGAAGACAGAGTGGCCGGCACCGACGAGCGCGCCGCCGCGGCCAGACGCCTCGTGGGCGCGACGCCGGAGGAGATCGTGGCGCTCGACTTCGAATGGCAGGGGAGCCGGGTGCGTCTCGAACGCGCCGCGAAGAGCCCGGAGTCGACCGGCGAGCTCCCCGGGGCGCGCCCGTGGCGAATCGTCGAGCCGTTCGTCCATCCCGCCGACGAGGCTGCCGTCGCTCGGCTACTCGCCGGACTCGCGGGGCTCGAAGCGGTGCGCGTGCTGGATGGAGTGGCCCGTCGGGATGTCGGGCTCGAACCGCCGCGCGGCTCGGTGAGCTGGACGACGGCGACCGCCGCCGGGAAGCTCGAGGTCGGGGGCAGCGTGCCGGCGACCGAGGACGTGGTTGTGGCGGCGAGCGGAAGGGTCGCGCCGGCGGTCACCTCCGGAGCTTTCGTCGACGAGATCTCCCGTCCGGCCGGCGAGTGGCGAAGCCGGATGGTCGTGGCGGCCGCGCGCGACCGGATCGAGCGCGTCGCGATCTCGCCGGTCGCCGGGGAGTCCGTCGTGCTCGCCCGCAGCGGCGAGACGCTGCGTCTCGAAAGCCCGGTTTCCGACCTGGCCGAGCGGGATCTCGCGGATCGTCTCCTTGCAGACCTCCTGGCGCTGCGGATCGAGACCTTCCTCGACCCGCCGCTCGCGGTCGAAGCCGAGGCGGCGCTCAGCGGGAGGGCCGCGGCGCAGGGAGCGTTGGGAACGATCGAGGTCACGATCCGCGGCGAGTCCGCGCCGCTGCGGATCGAGATCGGTGCCGAACGGGCACCCGGCCGGCGCGTCTGGCGCGCCGGCGGTCAGGCTTTCGAGAGCGTCTCGACGCTGGGCGACCTCCTGGCGCGCCCGGCGAGCGAATGGCGCAGCCGGAACTGGACCCGCTTCGAGAACTGGCGTATCGAGAAGGCGCGCTTCGAAGATCCGGCCGGCGCCTTCGAGCTCGCCCGCCGCGACGGCGAGTGGCTGCGCGACGGCAAGCGGATCCCGTTTACCGCCGCGAGCGATCTCCTCGCGGCGCTGACCGCAGCCCGGGCGGAGCGCCTCGCCGAGCTGCCGGCGGCAGCTGCGGGTGCGGCGCCGCCCGTCGCCCCCAGGCTCACCGTGACGATCTCCGACGCCGATGGCAACGAGGAGCTGCTGACGCTCTACGAGAGCCGCGATCCTGCTGCCGCGGTGGTTCCGGCGCGGACGCGGGGGCGCGAGGTGGAGATCCTGCTGGCGCGCGACCTCGTGACCGAACTCGAGCAGAAGGTCGCCGCTGTGCGCGCCGCCGAGCCGGTCGCCGAGGAGGCACCCGCGCCCGCGCCGCCGGCCATCTGA
- a CDS encoding VCBS repeat-containing protein encodes MPGYLGVSTVRGRAYGNEPLFFTPPQEGDHFAFSLATGDFNGDGAEDLASGIPDDDGVAGFEVINAGAFVVRYGVPGAGLASQSTLFSQFTSGSPDPQREDDQFGYALAAGDFNGDQIDDLAVSVPGHREGFFDYTYGAVAIHYGTPSGLEPAASEWLVPHFTAGMVPAAGRGLRICGQDLATGDFDHNGYADLVIGCPFSYIYYPPDSLLEEAGAVIVLLGAPGGLLPFFGYIFDQDSPDILGGAEDYDHLGAAVATGDFDGDSFDDLAIGASGEDDKGIVQIVFGNAGGLDLPNNALYFQHHTGGVDEAGDQFGQELAAGDFDGDGFDDLAVAAPFEDETSGFPDAPDTGAISMMFGSAAGIHLARSKYFQQSDILGVGVVDQSGDRFGFALAAGDLDGDGRADLAVGHPGEGNGGADRGAVTLLMGGPGGVLTRFGNLLAGTGGYPGEVQDSQDYGASAATGDFDGDGFADLVIGAPYFNAFPLANVGAEVVLYGSLFSDGFASGAIETWSASTP; translated from the coding sequence ATGCCCGGATATCTAGGCGTCTCGACCGTCCGCGGCCGCGCCTACGGCAACGAACCGCTGTTCTTCACGCCGCCGCAGGAGGGCGATCACTTCGCCTTCTCCCTGGCCACCGGGGATTTCAACGGCGACGGCGCCGAGGACCTGGCGAGCGGAATTCCGGACGACGACGGCGTGGCCGGCTTCGAGGTGATCAACGCCGGCGCCTTCGTCGTGCGCTATGGAGTGCCCGGCGCCGGACTCGCTTCGCAGTCGACCCTGTTCAGCCAGTTCACGTCCGGCAGCCCGGATCCGCAGCGTGAAGACGACCAGTTCGGCTACGCCCTCGCCGCAGGCGACTTCAACGGCGATCAGATCGACGACCTCGCTGTCAGCGTCCCGGGGCATCGCGAGGGCTTCTTCGACTACACCTACGGAGCGGTCGCGATCCACTACGGCACGCCTTCCGGGCTCGAGCCGGCCGCTTCCGAGTGGTTGGTACCCCACTTCACGGCCGGTATGGTGCCTGCGGCAGGCCGCGGACTCCGCATCTGCGGGCAGGACCTGGCGACCGGTGACTTCGATCACAACGGCTATGCCGACCTCGTCATCGGCTGTCCCTTCTCGTATATTTACTACCCCCCCGATTCGCTCCTCGAGGAGGCGGGCGCGGTGATCGTCCTGCTCGGCGCGCCAGGGGGGCTCTTGCCGTTCTTCGGATACATCTTCGATCAGGACTCGCCCGACATCCTCGGCGGCGCCGAGGACTATGACCATCTGGGAGCGGCTGTCGCCACCGGCGACTTCGATGGCGACAGCTTTGACGACCTCGCGATCGGCGCATCGGGAGAAGACGACAAGGGCATCGTGCAGATCGTCTTCGGTAACGCCGGCGGGCTCGACCTGCCGAACAACGCGCTCTATTTCCAGCACCACACCGGCGGGGTCGACGAAGCCGGCGACCAGTTCGGCCAGGAGCTCGCTGCGGGCGATTTCGACGGCGACGGCTTCGACGATCTGGCGGTCGCCGCGCCGTTCGAGGACGAGACTTCCGGATTTCCCGACGCGCCCGACACCGGAGCGATCTCGATGATGTTCGGGTCGGCCGCCGGCATCCACCTGGCGCGCAGCAAGTACTTCCAGCAGAGCGACATCCTGGGAGTGGGCGTCGTCGACCAGAGCGGCGACCGCTTCGGCTTCGCGCTCGCGGCAGGCGACCTCGACGGCGACGGTCGCGCGGATCTCGCGGTAGGGCATCCCGGCGAGGGCAACGGGGGTGCCGACCGCGGCGCGGTGACGCTCCTCATGGGTGGCCCCGGCGGCGTCCTCACCCGCTTCGGTAACCTCTTGGCCGGCACGGGCGGATATCCCGGCGAAGTGCAGGACAGCCAGGACTACGGCGCCTCCGCGGCGACCGGCGACTTCGACGGCGACGGTTTCGCCGACCTCGTCATCGGCGCGCCCTATTTCAACGCGTTCCCGCTCGCCAATGTCGGCGCCGAGGTCGTGCTCTACGGTTCGCTGTTCTCGGACGGCTTCGCCAGCGGCGCGATCGAAACCTGGTCGGCGTCGACGCCCTGA
- a CDS encoding methylmalonyl-CoA mutase, protein MEAAVGEPGSYPFTRGIYREMYQRRLWTMRQYAGFSDAAESNQRYRYLLAQGTSGLSVAFDLPTQIGYDSDHAMARGEVGRVGVPIDSIVDMRRLFEGIPLDRVTTSMTINATAPILLALYLVVAEEQNVPWKQIGGTVQNDILKEYAARGTYIYPPEPSLRLATDVIAFCAEHVPKWNPISISGYHMREAGSTAVQEIAFTLAHALAYVDAALERGLAIDDFAPRLSFFFNAHNHFLEEVAKFRAARRLWAELLRERYAPKDPRSLWLRFHTQTAGSTLTAQQPDNNIVRVAIQALAAVMGGTQSLHTNARDEALGLPTEDSVRLALRTQQVIASESGAADVTDPLGGSWAIEALTDDLARRARAYIVRIDEMGGALAALERGFQQDEIADAAYAFQRRVEEGTAKVVGVNCHQVEGEAAPEPLLLDPAGEARQVERLRELRSARNSGRVAAVRDVLRIKAATAENLLPPILDCVRAETTLGEIADTLRGVFGEHAEGGSAR, encoded by the coding sequence ATGGAGGCGGCGGTCGGCGAACCCGGAAGCTACCCGTTCACCCGCGGCATCTACCGCGAGATGTACCAGCGCCGCCTGTGGACGATGCGCCAGTACGCCGGGTTTTCCGACGCGGCCGAATCGAACCAGCGCTACCGTTACCTCCTCGCCCAGGGCACCAGCGGACTTTCGGTGGCTTTCGACCTGCCGACCCAGATCGGCTACGACAGTGATCACGCGATGGCCAGGGGCGAGGTCGGACGGGTGGGGGTGCCGATCGACTCGATCGTCGACATGCGGCGCCTTTTCGAGGGCATCCCGCTCGATCGCGTCACGACGTCGATGACGATCAACGCCACGGCGCCGATTCTGCTCGCGCTCTACCTCGTGGTCGCGGAGGAGCAGAATGTCCCCTGGAAGCAGATCGGCGGCACCGTCCAGAACGACATCCTCAAGGAGTACGCAGCGCGCGGCACCTACATCTACCCACCGGAGCCGTCGCTGCGCCTGGCGACCGATGTCATCGCCTTCTGCGCCGAGCACGTGCCGAAGTGGAATCCGATCTCGATCTCCGGGTACCACATGCGCGAGGCCGGGTCGACCGCCGTGCAGGAGATCGCCTTCACGCTCGCCCACGCCCTCGCTTACGTCGATGCGGCGCTCGAGCGCGGCCTCGCGATCGACGACTTCGCGCCGCGGCTCTCCTTCTTTTTCAACGCCCACAACCATTTTCTCGAGGAGGTCGCCAAGTTCCGCGCCGCCCGAAGGCTCTGGGCGGAGCTCCTGCGCGAGCGCTACGCGCCGAAGGACCCGCGGTCGCTCTGGCTGCGCTTCCACACCCAGACCGCCGGATCGACGCTCACCGCGCAACAGCCGGACAACAACATCGTGCGCGTGGCGATCCAGGCCCTGGCCGCGGTGATGGGGGGCACGCAGTCGCTGCACACCAACGCGCGCGACGAGGCCCTGGGCCTCCCCACCGAAGACTCGGTGCGGCTCGCGCTGCGCACCCAGCAGGTCATCGCCAGCGAAAGCGGCGCCGCGGATGTGACCGACCCGCTGGGCGGCAGTTGGGCGATCGAAGCCCTGACCGACGACCTCGCCCGCCGGGCGCGCGCCTATATCGTGCGCATCGACGAGATGGGCGGGGCGCTCGCGGCGCTCGAGCGCGGGTTCCAGCAGGACGAGATTGCCGACGCCGCCTACGCTTTTCAGCGGCGCGTCGAAGAGGGCACGGCGAAGGTCGTCGGCGTCAATTGCCACCAGGTCGAGGGCGAGGCGGCCCCCGAGCCTCTACTGCTCGACCCGGCTGGCGAGGCCCGCCAAGTCGAGCGCCTGCGCGAGCTCCGATCGGCGCGCAACTCCGGCCGCGTGGCCGCGGTCCGCGACGTGCTCCGCATCAAGGCGGCCACCGCCGAGAACCTCCTGCCGCCGATCCTCGACTGCGTGCGCGCCGAAACGACGCTGGGCGAGATCGCCGACACCCTGCGCGGCGTCTTCGGCGAGCACGCGGAGGGCGGCTCGGCGCGCTGA
- a CDS encoding ABC transporter permease subunit — translation MKGALAVFGRELRAYFFSPLAYVILTFFVLVQGWYFAMIVAFLADPRAGAGRPLELFFGQTIFTWLVLIFAGTFLTMRLISEELRSGTIETLLTSPISESQVVAGKYLAALTFYLFLWAPTLAYVAIVRWFTPVDWGPIAASYLGIAGIGALFLAVGLFASATSKNQMVAAVVTFFCLLVLFSCGLLENLVNGETAKKVLGQMNLWQHMDDFSKGIVDTRRLVYYASGVGFFLFLTSRSLAAKKWR, via the coding sequence ATGAAGGGCGCGCTCGCCGTCTTCGGCCGCGAGCTCCGGGCCTACTTCTTCTCGCCGCTTGCCTACGTCATCCTGACCTTCTTCGTGCTCGTGCAGGGCTGGTATTTCGCGATGATCGTCGCCTTCCTCGCCGACCCGCGGGCGGGGGCGGGGCGGCCGCTCGAGCTCTTCTTCGGCCAGACAATCTTCACCTGGCTCGTGCTGATCTTCGCCGGCACCTTCCTCACCATGCGCCTGATCTCGGAGGAGCTGCGCAGCGGGACGATCGAGACCCTGTTGACCTCGCCGATCTCGGAGAGCCAGGTGGTCGCCGGCAAGTACCTGGCTGCCCTGACTTTCTACCTCTTCCTCTGGGCGCCGACGCTGGCCTATGTCGCCATCGTGCGCTGGTTCACGCCGGTGGACTGGGGGCCGATCGCCGCTTCGTACCTCGGAATCGCGGGCATCGGCGCGCTCTTCCTCGCGGTCGGCCTCTTCGCCTCGGCGACCTCCAAGAACCAGATGGTCGCCGCGGTCGTGACCTTCTTCTGCCTCCTGGTGCTCTTCAGTTGCGGCCTGCTCGAAAACCTCGTGAACGGCGAGACCGCCAAGAAAGTGCTCGGACAGATGAACCTCTGGCAGCACATGGACGACTTCAGCAAGGGCATCGTCGACACCCGGCGGCTGGTCTACTACGCGAGCGGCGTCGGCTTCTTTCTCTTCCTCACCAGCCGCTCCCTGGCGGCGAAGAAGTGGAGGTAG
- a CDS encoding vitamin B12-dependent ribonucleotide reductase, which translates to MNPELTPNLSRPPGLPGGVSEAREAGAASAAAAPGATRAGLEFERYFSTAGVDPFDAVEWETRDALIGNEKGEKVFEQKGVEVPKFWSQTATNVVVSKYFRGELGTPQRETSVRQLIGRVVDAMTRWGRDGGYFASEASAAIFHAELSHILVNQYACFNSPVWFNVGIEEHPQCSACFINSVEDTMQSILGLAKTEGMLFKYGSGTGSNLSSLRSSRESLAGGGTASGPVSFMKGFDAFAGVIKSGGKTRRAAKMVILNAEHPDILDFIRCKEIEERKAWTLIDAGYPGGFNVSGGAYDSIAYQNANHSVRVTDEFMKAVVENRDWTTRAVRDGRPMDSYPARDLMHAIAESTWVCGDPGMQYDSTINDWHTCPNSARINASNPCSEYMFLDDTACNLASLNLLKFHDADRGFDVESFRHACEVVITAQEIVVDYASYPTKAIEKNSHDYRPLGIGFANLGALLMARGMAYDSDSGRGYAAAITALMTGASYAQSARIAEKKGPFAGYAKNREPMLRVMRKHRDAVKRIDAAHVPLELLQAAKQSWDDVVALGEKHGLKNSQISVLAPTGTIAFMMDCDTTGVEPDIALVKYKKLVGGGMIKIVNQTVPVGLKRLGYEKDEIRAIVEFIDEHDTIEGAPFLKPEHLSVFDCAFKPAQGSRSIHYAGHLKMLAAAQPFISGAISKTINMPEESTPEEIEQAYIEGWKLGLKAVAIYRDGCKRSQPLSTRKDDASAAASNAGSLALAGTLASTVPMPGRRKLPDERRSITHKFSINGHEGYITVGVYDDGQPGEIFLVMAKEGSTISGLMDAFATMVSLSLQYGVPLKALVDKFSHTRFEPSGFTKNPEIPIAKSITDYIFRWLASKFLSQEEKQAVGVILREPAPAAQPEAGPAAVRPTAREAEGGSLLTFVNNTDAPSCHECGSIMVRNGSCYKCTNCGSTSGCS; encoded by the coding sequence ATGAATCCCGAACTCACCCCCAACCTTTCCCGTCCGCCCGGCCTCCCGGGCGGCGTTTCCGAAGCCCGTGAAGCCGGCGCGGCATCTGCCGCCGCCGCCCCGGGCGCGACCCGCGCCGGACTCGAGTTCGAGCGCTACTTTTCGACCGCCGGAGTCGATCCGTTCGACGCCGTCGAATGGGAGACGCGGGACGCCCTGATCGGAAACGAGAAGGGCGAGAAGGTGTTCGAGCAGAAGGGCGTCGAGGTTCCCAAGTTCTGGTCGCAGACCGCCACCAACGTGGTGGTCTCGAAGTACTTCCGCGGCGAGCTCGGTACGCCGCAGCGTGAGACCTCGGTGCGTCAGTTGATCGGCCGGGTCGTGGACGCGATGACGCGATGGGGCCGGGACGGCGGCTACTTCGCCTCCGAAGCGAGCGCCGCGATCTTCCATGCCGAGCTCTCGCACATCCTGGTCAACCAGTACGCCTGCTTCAACTCGCCGGTCTGGTTCAATGTCGGAATCGAAGAGCATCCCCAGTGTTCGGCCTGCTTCATCAACTCGGTCGAGGACACGATGCAGTCGATTCTCGGCCTGGCGAAGACCGAAGGCATGCTCTTCAAGTACGGTTCGGGCACCGGTTCGAACCTGTCCTCGCTGCGTTCGTCCCGCGAGAGCCTCGCCGGCGGCGGCACGGCTTCGGGTCCGGTCTCCTTCATGAAGGGCTTCGACGCCTTCGCCGGCGTGATCAAGAGCGGCGGCAAGACGCGCCGCGCGGCGAAGATGGTGATCCTCAACGCCGAGCATCCGGACATCCTCGATTTCATCCGCTGCAAGGAGATCGAGGAGCGCAAGGCCTGGACGCTGATCGACGCCGGCTACCCGGGCGGTTTCAACGTCTCGGGCGGCGCCTACGACTCGATCGCCTACCAGAACGCCAACCATTCGGTCCGCGTCACCGACGAGTTCATGAAGGCGGTCGTCGAGAACCGCGACTGGACGACACGCGCCGTGCGCGACGGCCGGCCCATGGACAGCTACCCGGCCCGCGACCTCATGCACGCGATCGCCGAGTCGACCTGGGTGTGCGGCGATCCCGGGATGCAGTACGACAGCACGATCAACGACTGGCACACCTGCCCCAACTCGGCGCGGATCAACGCCTCGAACCCGTGCTCCGAATACATGTTCCTCGACGACACGGCGTGCAATCTGGCGTCGCTCAACCTGCTCAAGTTCCACGACGCCGATCGCGGTTTCGATGTCGAGAGCTTCCGCCACGCCTGCGAAGTGGTGATCACCGCGCAGGAGATCGTGGTCGACTACGCGAGCTACCCGACCAAGGCGATCGAGAAGAACTCGCACGACTATCGCCCGCTGGGGATCGGTTTCGCCAACCTCGGTGCGCTCCTGATGGCCCGCGGAATGGCCTACGACTCCGACAGCGGCCGCGGCTACGCGGCGGCGATCACGGCGCTGATGACCGGCGCCTCGTATGCCCAGTCGGCGCGCATCGCCGAGAAGAAGGGGCCGTTCGCGGGCTACGCCAAGAATCGCGAGCCGATGCTCCGGGTCATGCGCAAGCATCGTGACGCGGTGAAGCGGATCGACGCCGCGCACGTTCCCCTGGAGCTCCTCCAGGCCGCCAAGCAATCGTGGGACGACGTCGTCGCCCTGGGCGAGAAGCACGGCCTCAAGAACAGCCAGATTTCGGTGCTGGCGCCGACCGGAACGATCGCCTTCATGATGGACTGCGACACCACCGGCGTCGAGCCGGACATCGCGCTCGTCAAGTACAAGAAGCTGGTCGGCGGCGGGATGATCAAGATCGTCAACCAGACGGTGCCGGTCGGGTTGAAGCGCCTCGGCTACGAGAAGGACGAAATCCGCGCCATCGTCGAGTTCATCGACGAGCACGACACGATCGAGGGCGCTCCGTTCCTCAAGCCCGAGCATCTCTCGGTCTTCGACTGCGCCTTCAAGCCGGCGCAGGGCAGCCGCTCGATCCACTACGCCGGGCACCTGAAGATGCTCGCCGCGGCGCAGCCGTTCATCTCCGGCGCGATCTCGAAGACGATCAACATGCCGGAGGAGTCGACGCCGGAGGAGATCGAACAGGCCTACATCGAGGGCTGGAAGTTGGGACTCAAAGCGGTGGCGATCTACCGCGACGGGTGCAAGCGCAGCCAGCCGCTGTCGACCCGCAAGGACGACGCCTCCGCGGCCGCTTCGAACGCCGGGAGCCTGGCGCTCGCCGGCACTCTGGCCTCGACGGTTCCGATGCCCGGTCGCCGCAAGCTTCCGGACGAGCGGCGCTCGATCACCCACAAGTTCTCGATCAACGGCCACGAGGGCTACATCACGGTCGGCGTCTACGACGACGGGCAGCCAGGGGAGATCTTCCTGGTGATGGCCAAGGAGGGCTCGACCATCTCCGGGCTGATGGACGCCTTCGCCACGATGGTGTCGCTGTCGCTGCAGTACGGCGTGCCGCTCAAGGCGCTGGTGGACAAGTTCTCGCACACGCGTTTCGAGCCGTCCGGCTTCACGAAGAACCCGGAGATTCCGATCGCCAAGTCGATCACCGACTACATCTTCCGCTGGCTGGCCTCGAAGTTCCTGAGCCAGGAGGAGAAGCAGGCGGTCGGCGTCATCCTCCGCGAGCCGGCTCCGGCGGCCCAACCCGAGGCAGGCCCGGCGGCGGTGCGGCCGACGGCCCGGGAGGCCGAGGGCGGCTCGTTGCTGACCTTCGTCAACAATACCGATGCTCCGAGCTGCCATGAGTGCGGATCGATCATGGTGCGCAACGGTTCCTGCTACAAGTGCACGAATTGCGGCTCGACCAGCGGGTGCAGCTGA
- a CDS encoding ATP-binding cassette domain-containing protein: MIEAHDLTRKFGDFTAVAGVSLALQEGEIVGILGPNGAGKTTTIRMLTGFLPPSSGRVTLGGRDLFGATPDSVAVRRELGYLPESVALYPEMRVEEYLSYRARLEGMDRTATRRRLGEVLDRCLLTEVRRQVIGTLSKGYRQRVGLAGAILHDPKVLVLDEPTVGLDPKQIVAIRELIRELGRKHTLLLSTHILPEVELLCGRVLIFDRGRIVAEGSPDELRERLHGQVAVTVEFESAAEDMGEALGRVTGVQAVRREAERAARFTLDCAPGADPRAALFRLAVERSWTLVELVAARASLEDIFVRLVTSDRRDAEPAAGESPLAGEAA, translated from the coding sequence ATGATCGAAGCGCACGACCTGACCCGCAAGTTCGGCGATTTCACGGCCGTGGCCGGCGTCTCCCTGGCTCTGCAGGAGGGGGAGATCGTCGGCATCCTGGGCCCCAACGGCGCCGGCAAGACCACCACCATCCGCATGCTCACCGGTTTCCTGCCGCCCTCCTCGGGGCGCGTCACCCTCGGCGGCCGCGACCTCTTCGGCGCAACTCCCGACTCGGTGGCCGTGCGGCGGGAGCTCGGCTACCTGCCCGAGAGCGTCGCCCTCTACCCCGAGATGCGGGTCGAGGAGTACCTTTCCTACCGCGCCCGGCTCGAGGGGATGGATCGCACCGCCACCCGCCGGCGGCTCGGCGAGGTGCTCGACCGCTGCCTGCTCACGGAGGTCCGCCGCCAGGTCATCGGCACGCTGTCGAAAGGCTACCGCCAGCGCGTCGGACTCGCCGGCGCCATCCTCCACGACCCGAAGGTTCTGGTCCTCGACGAGCCGACCGTCGGCCTCGATCCGAAACAGATCGTGGCCATCCGCGAGCTCATCCGCGAGCTCGGCCGCAAGCACACGCTGCTGCTCTCGACCCACATCCTGCCCGAGGTCGAGCTGCTCTGCGGACGCGTGCTGATCTTCGACCGCGGTCGCATCGTCGCCGAAGGCAGTCCCGACGAGCTGCGCGAGCGGCTCCACGGCCAGGTGGCGGTCACGGTCGAGTTCGAGAGTGCGGCGGAGGACATGGGGGAGGCCTTGGGGCGGGTAACAGGGGTACAGGCCGTCCGGCGCGAGGCCGAGCGCGCGGCGCGCTTCACACTCGACTGCGCCCCGGGTGCGGACCCGCGCGCTGCGCTCTTCCGTCTTGCGGTCGAGCGCTCGTGGACGCTCGTCGAGCTTGTCGCCGCGCGCGCCTCGCTCGAGGACATCTTCGTGCGGCTGGTGACCAGCGATCGCCGCGACGCCGAGCCCGCGGCAGGTGAGAGTCCGCTCGCCGGGGAGGCGGCATGA